In one Leptogranulimonas caecicola genomic region, the following are encoded:
- a CDS encoding LytTR family DNA-binding domain-containing protein yields the protein MNLSVKEDPQLEEIQVAIACPRIDSRVCQIIEAAEAADLRLAGLLDGYLHIVGAREVLYIEAVNGKTFLYTAQAVLESSSCLQELETNLVGTEFIRASRQLLVNLAHLERLRPYLNARLELVLDNQEHLIASRQFAPAIKRRIGI from the coding sequence ATGAATCTTTCTGTCAAAGAGGATCCCCAGCTCGAAGAGATCCAGGTAGCCATCGCGTGCCCACGCATCGACAGCCGTGTATGCCAGATCATCGAGGCAGCCGAGGCGGCCGACCTTCGCCTCGCCGGCCTTCTCGATGGCTACCTGCACATAGTGGGAGCTCGCGAGGTGCTCTACATCGAAGCCGTCAACGGCAAGACCTTTCTCTATACCGCGCAGGCGGTGCTGGAATCGTCCAGTTGCCTCCAAGAACTTGAAACCAATCTCGTGGGCACCGAGTTCATTCGCGCGAGCCGTCAGCTGCTCGTAAACCTGGCGCATCTTGAGCGTCTGAGACCCTACCTTAACGCCCGGCTTGAACTGGTGCTCGACAACCAGGAGCACCTCATCGCTTCCCGCCAATTCGCACCCGCCATCAAACGTCGTATTGGCATCTAA
- a CDS encoding MerR family transcriptional regulator produces MNDLKDTRKGNVRSLGIGEAARLAGVSARTLRYYETMGLLVPARTDAGYRVYRENDLKRLAQILAMKGCGLPLATIRRLLSERDTPLEQVLKEHLKQLEAQGRSLEDAVSRTKAALCTLERIDAMKPNEAFESMKAQGIKDFEATYGQEARDRYGDDAIDASNARMMALTKDQWDAKELLEESIKVQLRVAMATGDPASDASAELARMHEKWISIHWGPGYAEDAYLGLVHGYLADPRFVRYYDSAAGEGATEFLASAVDAAHRK; encoded by the coding sequence GTGAACGATTTAAAGGATACGCGAAAGGGCAATGTGAGGTCGCTGGGCATTGGCGAGGCGGCTCGGTTGGCTGGAGTGAGTGCGCGCACGCTGCGCTATTACGAGACCATGGGGCTGCTGGTGCCAGCGCGCACAGATGCGGGCTACAGAGTCTACCGCGAAAATGACTTGAAGCGATTGGCACAGATTTTGGCCATGAAGGGCTGCGGGCTTCCGCTGGCTACCATCAGGCGATTGTTGTCGGAGCGAGATACGCCGCTGGAACAGGTGCTTAAGGAGCATTTGAAGCAACTGGAAGCTCAGGGGCGATCTTTAGAAGATGCCGTTTCGCGTACCAAAGCCGCACTATGCACCCTTGAAAGGATTGATGCTATGAAACCCAATGAAGCCTTTGAATCCATGAAAGCCCAAGGTATTAAAGATTTTGAAGCCACCTATGGCCAGGAAGCTCGGGATCGCTACGGCGACGATGCTATCGATGCCTCCAATGCCCGCATGATGGCACTCACCAAAGATCAGTGGGATGCCAAAGAATTGCTCGAAGAGAGCATCAAGGTCCAACTGCGCGTGGCTATGGCCACGGGGGATCCCGCAAGCGATGCGTCTGCCGAGCTGGCCCGTATGCACGAGAAGTGGATCTCCATCCACTGGGGTCCCGGCTATGCAGAGGATGCCTACCTTGGATTGGTACACGGCTATTTGGCAGATCCGCGCTTTGTGAGGTACTACGACTCTGCTGCCGGCGAGGGAGCCACAGAGTTTCTGGCGTCCGCTGTCGACGCTGCCCACAGAAAGTAG
- a CDS encoding macro domain-containing protein, with the protein MNNEMTQQERRLWLIDALLAEDPRYDQLLGCFHPCHGCIDNAIHSAAGLELRQACAELMAAQGHPEPCGQAKLTPALNLPSRFVLHTVGPIVRGPLTRTHKAQLASCYESCLTLAEKHSLKSLAFCCISCGEYGFPADEAALIATAIVRDYLRTTSRSTSQTLGVPTASATCIAAAFIPTRRWKNTGPGGRGPSG; encoded by the coding sequence ATGAACAATGAAATGACCCAGCAGGAGCGGCGCCTCTGGCTTATCGATGCGCTTCTGGCCGAGGATCCTCGATACGACCAGCTTTTGGGCTGCTTTCACCCTTGCCACGGCTGCATCGACAACGCCATCCACAGCGCGGCGGGCCTAGAGCTTCGCCAGGCCTGCGCCGAGCTGATGGCTGCTCAGGGCCATCCCGAGCCCTGCGGCCAGGCAAAGCTCACCCCGGCGCTCAACTTGCCCAGCCGCTTTGTGCTCCACACCGTGGGACCCATCGTGCGAGGGCCGCTGACGCGCACCCACAAAGCGCAACTGGCTTCTTGTTATGAATCGTGTCTTACCCTTGCCGAGAAACACTCCCTCAAAAGCCTGGCCTTTTGTTGCATCTCCTGCGGCGAATACGGCTTTCCGGCCGACGAGGCAGCCCTCATTGCCACCGCTATCGTACGCGACTACCTGAGAACCACTTCGAGAAGCACTTCGCAGACTTTAGGCGTGCCTACGGCATCCGCGACATGTATAGCGGCGGCTTTTATCCCTACAAGACGCTGGAAGAATACTGGGCCTGGTGGTCGAGGGCCATCTGGGTGA
- a CDS encoding SIR2 family NAD-dependent protein deacylase encodes MNRYDVEAGQPYCDLLSLVAPKDYFVLTTNVDHQFQLAGFAKERLFYTQGDYGLWQCSAPCHAETYDNREAVEAIVAAQKDCRIPHELVPLCPVCGEPMTMNLRCDETFVEDAGWHGAAARYREFLEAHQGQQVLFLEMGVGLITPGIIKYPFWQQVAKNPQAYYRSLNDGQAQAPAQIASRSLCIDGDMTPVLAQAAAKAQ; translated from the coding sequence GTGAATCGCTACGACGTAGAGGCGGGGCAGCCCTACTGCGACCTGTTGTCGCTGGTAGCGCCCAAAGATTATTTTGTACTCACTACCAATGTGGACCATCAGTTCCAGCTGGCGGGGTTTGCCAAAGAGAGGCTCTTCTACACCCAGGGCGACTATGGGCTGTGGCAGTGCTCGGCGCCCTGTCATGCCGAGACCTACGACAACCGCGAGGCGGTTGAGGCTATAGTGGCAGCGCAGAAAGACTGTAGGATCCCGCACGAGCTGGTGCCTTTGTGCCCGGTATGTGGCGAGCCCATGACCATGAACCTGCGCTGCGACGAGACCTTTGTGGAAGATGCTGGTTGGCATGGGGCTGCTGCCCGCTATCGGGAGTTTTTGGAGGCTCATCAGGGGCAGCAAGTCCTCTTTTTAGAGATGGGTGTGGGCCTAATCACCCCCGGGATCATCAAGTATCCCTTCTGGCAGCAGGTAGCCAAAAACCCGCAGGCGTACTATCGCAGCCTGAACGACGGTCAGGCTCAGGCGCCGGCGCAGATTGCCTCGCGATCACTCTGCATCGACGGCGATATGACGCCGGTGCTCGCACAGGCAGCAGCTAAGGCACAATAG
- a CDS encoding nitroreductase family protein codes for MDFLELAKERFSVRSYSPKPVEPEKVAKILEAAQVAPTATNSRPQRVYVLQSPEALEKIRRVSKSTYEAPLVFLVCSDKDRAWKSRYVEGYDSGEMDASIVCCHMMLEATALGLGSLWVLLFDPAKARVEFDLPESVRPHCLLCVGYKGQEAMPNPKLHEVYRPRDEWVCEL; via the coding sequence ATGGATTTCTTGGAGCTCGCCAAGGAGCGTTTCTCGGTAAGAAGCTACAGCCCAAAGCCGGTGGAGCCAGAGAAAGTGGCCAAGATTTTGGAGGCTGCCCAGGTAGCGCCCACTGCTACCAATAGTCGGCCGCAAAGGGTCTATGTGCTTCAAAGCCCCGAAGCGTTGGAGAAGATTCGGCGGGTGTCCAAGAGCACCTATGAGGCACCGCTGGTGTTCTTGGTATGTTCGGACAAGGATCGGGCTTGGAAGAGCCGCTATGTGGAAGGCTATGACTCCGGCGAGATGGACGCCTCCATTGTGTGCTGCCACATGATGTTGGAAGCCACCGCTCTGGGATTGGGTTCCCTTTGGGTGCTCTTGTTTGATCCGGCAAAGGCGCGCGTTGAGTTTGATTTGCCTGAGTCCGTGCGCCCGCATTGCTTGCTTTGCGTGGGCTATAAAGGCCAAGAGGCTATGCCCAATCCCAAGCTCCACGAGGTATACCGTCCTAGGGATGAGTGGGTGTGCGAGCTTTAG
- a CDS encoding transglutaminase domain-containing protein, whose product MKRRFFLHQGPKGLLKLLALTCAVAACLGLGLPATPARADSNLANALPQGVLVAEKPASATLDEVCDADIPIPPSTESSGLRRAPTTNAGYTDSEGNYYENVRYASSSRLGLGMAWTEPKVGEPTKFHVIATRLPAEANYRVDGIDLVHQGTDDKGQPVWIYDDYIMDTSQFLKKVKNSKGEWVPGPLYKDPSSPNFEVTFTSNDTIAVLVRVGPASNVVASEYYAAEYIRLAVSLNDSNVPSVHEKSRQLAALAKAELGANASQYDLALWAHDWIIDHMEYDHTFGFCGAEGALTRGLGTCESYHRGLVMLLNDLGIETGRQVDDNHVWTLAKLDGQWCTIDATWDDTDYDLSSGYPGIPSLRHIYFGLDAATTALVHPKLEAANVPLNSLQNCHLIRSGDLNYFTDYEANLIASKLRAGQLSFSQVPRCNLGSSITNPIYHLVAQQLSSQSWNVSGKTTDRVEVSYAPTTLSVRVPTGLVSSDGHQEYWSDAHTQAKNQWVTTGGKRYYFDGNGAMATGWLTLGNARYYLGTDGAMRTGWQTISGARYYFNDNGTMVTGWQAIAGRHYYFGSNGVMATGWLTLGNARYYLGADGAMRTGWQTIDSQRYYFGSNGTMATGWNTISGKRIYFNSNGTQASGWVTIAGQRTYLHADGTAASGWQYINKHWYYLTGSGVPTTGWQWVGGAWYWLNSDGSMATGWVYTGGAWYWMDGSGAMAANRWIGNYYVGGSGAMATNRWIGRWHVNGAGVWDATR is encoded by the coding sequence ATGAAGCGGCGATTCTTCCTGCACCAAGGACCTAAAGGCCTTCTCAAGCTCCTGGCACTCACCTGCGCCGTGGCAGCCTGCCTTGGCTTGGGCCTCCCGGCCACCCCCGCTCGTGCGGATTCCAACCTCGCCAATGCCTTGCCCCAAGGCGTACTCGTTGCCGAGAAACCCGCCTCTGCCACCCTGGATGAGGTTTGCGACGCCGACATCCCCATTCCCCCATCCACCGAGAGCTCCGGCCTCAGACGAGCCCCGACTACAAACGCAGGTTATACAGACTCGGAGGGCAACTACTATGAAAATGTGCGTTACGCCTCCAGCTCCCGCCTGGGACTAGGCATGGCCTGGACTGAGCCCAAGGTAGGAGAGCCCACCAAGTTTCACGTAATCGCCACCAGGCTTCCTGCCGAAGCTAACTATCGGGTGGATGGCATCGACCTCGTACATCAAGGCACAGATGACAAGGGTCAGCCTGTGTGGATCTATGACGACTACATCATGGACACCTCACAGTTCTTGAAGAAAGTTAAAAATAGTAAAGGCGAGTGGGTACCAGGTCCTCTGTATAAGGACCCATCGTCTCCCAACTTCGAGGTGACTTTCACATCCAACGACACCATAGCCGTACTTGTGCGCGTAGGGCCTGCTTCAAACGTGGTGGCCTCCGAGTACTATGCAGCTGAGTACATCAGGTTAGCAGTATCTCTAAATGACTCCAATGTGCCTTCGGTCCATGAGAAGTCCCGCCAGCTGGCTGCCCTGGCAAAGGCCGAGCTAGGGGCCAATGCTTCCCAGTATGACTTGGCCCTCTGGGCCCATGACTGGATCATCGACCATATGGAGTACGACCACACCTTTGGGTTTTGCGGAGCCGAAGGAGCCTTGACCCGCGGTCTTGGCACCTGCGAGTCCTACCACCGCGGCCTGGTGATGCTTCTCAACGACTTGGGTATCGAGACCGGTCGCCAAGTGGACGACAACCATGTGTGGACGCTCGCAAAACTGGACGGCCAGTGGTGCACCATCGATGCCACCTGGGATGACACTGACTACGATTTATCCAGCGGCTATCCGGGAATCCCAAGCCTACGCCACATCTATTTTGGCCTGGATGCTGCTACCACCGCCTTGGTGCACCCCAAGCTCGAAGCAGCCAACGTGCCTTTGAACTCTCTCCAAAACTGCCACCTCATTCGCTCTGGAGACCTGAATTACTTCACCGACTACGAGGCCAACCTGATCGCTTCTAAGCTTAGGGCCGGCCAGCTTTCCTTCTCTCAAGTCCCCCGGTGCAATCTGGGCTCTTCTATCACCAATCCCATCTACCACCTCGTGGCCCAACAGCTCTCTAGCCAAAGCTGGAATGTGAGCGGCAAAACCACCGATCGGGTAGAGGTATCCTACGCGCCCACGACGCTCTCCGTACGCGTTCCCACCGGTCTTGTCTCTTCTGACGGCCACCAAGAGTATTGGTCAGATGCCCACACCCAGGCAAAAAACCAGTGGGTCACCACTGGAGGCAAGCGTTACTACTTTGATGGCAATGGCGCTATGGCCACTGGATGGCTCACCCTGGGCAATGCCCGCTATTACCTAGGAACCGATGGCGCCATGCGCACCGGCTGGCAAACCATCAGCGGAGCTCGCTACTACTTCAACGATAACGGGACCATGGTTACAGGCTGGCAGGCCATCGCTGGCAGGCACTACTACTTTGGCTCCAACGGCGTCATGGCTACCGGCTGGCTCACCCTGGGCAATGCCCGTTATTACCTGGGCGCCGACGGCGCCATGCGCACCGGATGGCAAACCATCGACAGCCAGCGTTACTACTTTGGCTCCAACGGCACCATGGCTACTGGCTGGAACACCATCTCTGGAAAGCGCATCTACTTCAACAGCAACGGTACCCAAGCCTCTGGCTGGGTGACTATAGCTGGTCAGCGCACCTACCTTCACGCTGACGGCACTGCAGCATCCGGCTGGCAGTACATCAACAAACATTGGTATTACTTAACCGGCTCCGGTGTTCCCACCACCGGCTGGCAATGGGTAGGCGGCGCCTGGTACTGGCTCAACTCAGACGGCTCCATGGCCACCGGCTGGGTCTACACTGGGGGCGCCTGGTACTGGATGGACGGCTCTGGCGCCATGGCGGCCAACCGCTGGATTGGCAACTACTACGTGGGCGGCTCCGGCGCTATGGCCACCAACAGGTGGATTGGCCGCTGGCACGTGAACGGCGCGGGAGTCTGGGACGCTACCCGCTAA
- the map gene encoding type I methionyl aminopeptidase, translated as MFDGLPVPGRNDECWCGSGKKYKKCHARADERMDALYEAGEEMPPRSLLKTPADIEGIKASAAVNMGVLDYVGEHIGPGVSTADINRWVEEYMAEHGAVSADLNYEGYPYSVCTSINGVICHGFPCEEDVLQEGDIINVDMSTIKDGYYSDSSRMYCIGEVSPERKKLVEVCHESVQKGLDAIKPWGHLGDVGAAVNEYVKANGFSVVREYGGHGIGVEFHEEPFVSFVSEPGTGPIMVPGLCFTIEPMVNAGAPDITTDEDNGWIVRTADGSDSAQWEVQLVVTDDGYELLSW; from the coding sequence ATGTTTGACGGATTGCCCGTTCCTGGTCGCAACGACGAGTGCTGGTGCGGCAGCGGCAAGAAGTATAAGAAGTGTCATGCGAGGGCTGACGAGCGCATGGATGCGCTCTATGAGGCCGGAGAAGAGATGCCTCCGCGCTCGCTGCTCAAGACGCCTGCGGATATCGAAGGCATCAAGGCTTCGGCGGCGGTGAATATGGGCGTGCTGGATTACGTGGGCGAGCATATTGGCCCGGGCGTGTCTACGGCAGACATCAACCGCTGGGTGGAAGAGTATATGGCGGAGCACGGTGCGGTCTCGGCAGACCTCAACTACGAGGGCTATCCCTACAGCGTGTGCACCTCCATCAACGGCGTCATTTGTCACGGCTTTCCCTGTGAGGAAGACGTGTTGCAGGAGGGTGACATTATCAATGTGGACATGTCCACCATCAAGGATGGCTACTACTCGGATTCCAGCCGCATGTACTGCATTGGCGAGGTGTCTCCAGAGCGCAAGAAACTGGTAGAGGTATGCCATGAGTCGGTGCAAAAGGGCTTGGATGCCATCAAGCCTTGGGGTCATCTGGGCGACGTGGGCGCTGCGGTGAACGAGTATGTTAAGGCCAATGGCTTCTCGGTGGTACGTGAGTACGGCGGCCATGGCATTGGCGTGGAGTTTCACGAGGAGCCCTTCGTGAGCTTTGTCTCTGAGCCCGGCACAGGCCCCATTATGGTGCCTGGCCTCTGCTTCACCATCGAGCCCATGGTGAACGCCGGCGCTCCCGACATCACCACCGACGAGGACAACGGCTGGATCGTGCGCACGGCAGACGGCAGTGACTCGGCCCAGTGGGAAGTGCAGTTGGTGGTTACCGACGACGGCTATGAACTTTTGAGCTGGTAG
- a CDS encoding transporter substrate-binding domain-containing protein, with amino-acid sequence MAKTESASLSRRGFLALGVSCTFGLAMALSGCNSGGGETAGPDGKKKLVVAMELAYPPFETKDDAGNPSGLSVDFIKGFGEAYGYDVQIDNTSFDGLIPALQTNKADVVLSSMTITPERQESVDFTDPYAVAQLAILANKNSGINSIDDLNQPNKTVAVKTGSTGDVYATKHLTQANIVRLADESACVTEVVQGKADGFLYDQLTIYRNNQANPDTTSAVFIPFQDPEMWGMAVKKGNTELKDQLNEYIAQCKEDGEFDRLTEKYLHDEKAAFDSLGFRWFFDFEGEQGQ; translated from the coding sequence GTGGCAAAGACGGAATCGGCGAGCCTCTCTCGTCGTGGATTTTTAGCATTGGGTGTGAGCTGCACATTTGGGCTTGCTATGGCGCTGTCTGGCTGCAACTCCGGGGGTGGGGAGACAGCTGGCCCAGACGGCAAGAAAAAGCTCGTAGTGGCTATGGAGCTTGCCTATCCGCCCTTCGAGACCAAAGATGACGCTGGCAACCCTTCCGGTCTTTCGGTGGACTTCATCAAAGGCTTTGGCGAGGCCTACGGCTACGACGTCCAGATAGACAACACCTCCTTTGACGGCCTTATCCCTGCGCTCCAAACCAACAAGGCAGACGTGGTGTTGAGCTCAATGACCATCACGCCGGAGCGCCAGGAATCCGTGGACTTCACCGACCCCTACGCGGTGGCCCAGCTGGCCATTTTGGCCAACAAGAACTCAGGCATCAACTCTATCGACGACCTCAACCAACCCAACAAGACCGTGGCGGTAAAGACCGGCTCCACCGGCGACGTCTATGCCACCAAACACCTCACCCAGGCAAATATCGTGCGCCTGGCAGACGAGAGCGCCTGCGTGACCGAGGTGGTCCAAGGCAAGGCAGACGGATTCCTCTACGACCAGCTCACCATCTATCGCAACAACCAAGCCAATCCCGACACCACTTCTGCCGTCTTCATCCCCTTCCAAGACCCGGAGATGTGGGGCATGGCGGTGAAGAAGGGCAACACAGAGCTCAAAGACCAGCTCAACGAGTACATCGCCCAATGCAAAGAGGACGGCGAGTTCGATCGCCTTACCGAGAAATACCTCCACGATGAGAAGGCGGCCTTTGACTCTTTGGGATTCCGCTGGTTCTTCGACTTTGAAGGGGAGCAAGGCCAGTGA
- a CDS encoding amino acid ABC transporter permease, with protein sequence MPCGRAALSYLVVCAAVVTVVWLSLGAAGIALNFDFVAQYQARIWDGFLTTLGISAASLVLSLAIGIPVAAGQGARFLPLRYLCDLYVKIIRGTPLIVQIYFFYYIIGTAWGIDNRLLAGIMILSLFSGAYIAEIIRGSLLALDKSQLEAARSVGFTRTQTLRYVVIPQLVAQTLPALTGQAASIIKDSSLLSVIAVIELTQTIREITATNYNFFGGFLLLGGLYLVLTLPIMFVSRRFEKRLSYE encoded by the coding sequence GTGCCTTGCGGGCGCGCCGCTCTCAGCTACCTGGTAGTTTGTGCTGCAGTAGTGACAGTGGTGTGGCTTTCGCTGGGGGCTGCGGGCATCGCCCTCAACTTTGACTTTGTGGCCCAATACCAGGCACGCATCTGGGACGGCTTTTTGACCACCTTGGGAATCTCTGCGGCTTCGCTGGTGTTGTCGCTGGCCATAGGTATTCCTGTTGCCGCAGGTCAGGGTGCACGTTTCTTGCCCTTGCGCTACCTGTGCGACCTCTACGTCAAGATCATCCGCGGCACGCCGCTGATCGTGCAGATCTACTTCTTCTACTACATCATTGGCACTGCCTGGGGCATCGACAACCGCCTGTTGGCGGGCATCATGATCTTGTCGCTCTTCTCGGGAGCCTATATCGCCGAGATCATTCGTGGCAGCCTGTTGGCTCTGGACAAAAGCCAGCTGGAGGCTGCGCGTTCGGTGGGCTTCACGCGCACTCAAACCCTGCGCTATGTGGTCATTCCCCAGCTGGTTGCGCAAACGCTGCCCGCGCTTACGGGTCAGGCGGCCTCCATCATCAAGGACTCGTCGTTGCTCTCGGTCATCGCAGTAATCGAGCTTACCCAGACCATCCGTGAGATCACGGCCACCAACTACAACTTCTTTGGGGGCTTCTTGCTTTTGGGCGGCCTTTACCTGGTGCTCACCCTGCCCATCATGTTTGTGAGCCGACGTTTTGAGAAGAGGCTCTCCTATGAGTGA
- a CDS encoding amino acid ABC transporter ATP-binding protein — protein MSETAPKAAGLPLKLEHITKSFDGVPVLRDVSYEGEVRALAIIGPSGGGKSTLLRILGGLLAPDGGRFTVDGQPVSFDEESLRAYRARLGFVFQDGGLFRHMSARQNIEVPLQAVHGYGEQAAAQRASELLERLGLLDQAEKRPGQLSGGQRQRVAIARALAASPDLLLLDEPTSALDPEYTTEVLDVVSELKHAGTRFIIVTHEMGFAARACDTVAFLYGGQLLEAGPSRQLFDHPRTPELTRFLGRLLEWSL, from the coding sequence ATGAGTGAGACCGCACCTAAGGCTGCAGGCCTTCCCCTGAAGTTGGAGCATATAACTAAGTCATTTGACGGCGTGCCAGTGCTTAGAGACGTCTCCTATGAGGGAGAGGTTCGTGCACTGGCCATCATCGGGCCCTCGGGTGGCGGCAAGTCCACATTGCTGCGCATCCTGGGAGGACTGCTTGCCCCCGACGGCGGCCGGTTCACAGTAGATGGCCAGCCGGTGTCTTTTGATGAAGAGAGCCTGCGAGCCTATCGCGCGCGGCTGGGATTTGTCTTTCAAGATGGCGGGCTCTTTCGCCACATGAGCGCCCGCCAAAATATCGAGGTGCCCCTGCAGGCGGTCCATGGCTACGGCGAGCAGGCGGCAGCCCAGCGCGCCTCGGAGCTGTTGGAGCGGCTGGGGCTTTTGGATCAGGCCGAGAAGCGCCCCGGCCAGCTCTCGGGAGGCCAGCGGCAGCGCGTGGCCATAGCGCGAGCGCTGGCAGCCTCACCTGACCTGTTGCTGTTGGATGAGCCTACCAGCGCCCTGGATCCTGAGTACACCACTGAGGTGCTCGACGTGGTGAGCGAGCTCAAGCACGCAGGCACCCGCTTCATTATCGTCACCCATGAGATGGGTTTTGCCGCACGGGCCTGCGACACGGTGGCATTCCTATATGGGGGCCAGCTTTTGGAAGCAGGCCCTTCTCGGCAGCTCTTTGACCATCCGCGCACCCCGGAGCTCACGCGTTTCTTGGGCCGGCTTCTGGAGTGGAGCCTCTAG